From Pyrenophora tritici-repentis strain M4 chromosome 1, whole genome shotgun sequence, the proteins below share one genomic window:
- a CDS encoding UBN2 multi-domain protein: MAVEKEEWKIPQLTAENHDTWFRRNKVKLKGKKVFYVCEKNLVQHCQIAIAGELTEAMEELEIAEADKHTKIRVNIEKRDKYLEDEATAIDLLFRSLTEDDQALIDEYDTAFQFWAYLQKKYTQTDATTANIYMTRIQTFTFNPGNTIVGSWEKLKEYRRKLVAADADTNGAYKDSALLLVLIRSLPKEFKTTIDTLNAQLNLTVEQKLKFLEEKEVRDQQDADEKALPAFRKTEKYVPPYKRRNHKSSPLSSDSESGTKFMVQCFLCDGAHGVRDCPRRERARKLLKEYDAKKSSKPPIKTLKQRNSHKKTGKAYGAEEVNSESDELSETSDSEPEEIETCRLSKDIVGKASPSTWAADTGASSHMSDQPSLFRRMIKIKRRLVRVGGGELYADWKGEAQVVCKDGSSTWLSEVLLVPNLGVNLLSGRRICAAGLKGRFNSHVLCFKLGKEIIIKATMDDGLYVVSHIADGYHETAFLGTEPHTPVKSELKVNEKERYLLYHRRFAHLGPTKIAKLHEVTTLQKKIQVPEKIEICEVCSLTKMKNSIPKQLREHKATKLALVQFDIAGPFPTSLRGNRWFLQIIDSYTRKNWVIPLKKKGDAQRELRIWKTFVEHQTGEKVKAAGTDNAPELLQQAEEWRVTQGVEIQPTTIASSHQNGPAERNIQTAEADMRAMLKDAGLPIEFWDEAVEADAYLRNRTNTGPMINGKQVSPEEAFTGTKPSIDHIRVWGSKCYSYINPKTIPADQRHDKLVDRGRIGVFMGYSETTNKQFKFYSPELGYTSRTSRLSVDEYTPGGKVELRLRNIPAGPQGTQNTMPDRKPRGRPRKDLELSPAERMEPTPTERMEPSPAEPMEPSPTEPMEPSPAEPIEPVSENLMEPSSAELTHEPVKRHRGRPRRLTTIPPTAPSDERVPNLVNEEGPEEPCTQSVREKEIPRYFTRQAKRKRSNEEIVEDERFSKIVKAMLAQVGLTEEQTRLSEKAFAATEIAGIQIPQTHEQAINDPKYGKQWKAAILEEIIALIENRTWEEVPKPKDANMVDSKWVFTVKTNLDGTVERFKARLVARGFTQAHGTDYNETFAPTVRMDTLRLFMATVAAENLECFHFDIKNAFTESHLKEEIFLKQPQGVEVKKGYVLRVLRSLYGLKQAARDWNLLIKKELLAWGFVQSLADPCMFIHKEKQLRILVYVDDIAAAAKDRAQIDWFYEKLSGRFNTKNLGEIHKILGVRVTRDRKRRTIYLDQEQYLHAVLDKFGMSSKQHRDKKIPSADYTSFRPATDNDTRIDITEYQQVIGSLMFAMVLTRPDIAFTLGKLSQYMSDPAEHHGHALKNLLRYLRSTVTLKLRYGPGGVHSQFVIYSDADWASDMVDRKSVSGSTAMFYGGPISWSSKKQRSVATSSCESEYIALSTCCKQGQWIAQMFRDLGFPKYIGKDTNKVQMLGDNQGAIALTKNPHLHERSKHIDVCYHFIRDLAEQGKLDVAYVPTADMVADGMTKPLQRVAFERFKNQLGVVLGPDLP; this comes from the coding sequence atggctgtagagaaggaagaatggaagattccccaacttacagctgaaaaccacgatacttggttccgccgaaacaaggtcaagcttaaggggaagaaagtcttctatgtctgcgagaaaaaCCTGGTACAGCACTGCCAAATAGCAATAGCCGGTGAACTaacggaggctatggaagagttggaaattgctgaagcagacaagcatactaagatccgcgtcaacattgaaaaaagagacaagtacctagaagatgaagccactgcaatcgatctcttgtttcggtcgcttactgaagatgaccaagcccttattgacgaatacgacactgccttccagttctgggcctacctacaaaagaagtacacccaaactgacgccacaaccgccaacatttacatgaccagaattcaaacgttcacattCAATCCTGGGAACACAattgttggatcatgggaaaagctaaaggaataccgacgcaaactcgtagcagcagacgctgacaccaacggagcttacaaggactctgcactactactcgttcttattagatcactcccgaaagaatttaagactacgattgacaccttaaacgcccaacttaaccttacggttgaacagaaacttaagtttctggaagagaaggaggttcgagaccagcaagacgccgacgaaaaagctctcccagcattccggaagacggagaagtatgttccgccttacaagcgccgaaatcacaagagctcaccactatcgtctgactccgaatctggtaCTAAGTTTATggtccaatgcttcctttgtgacggagcccatggcgtacgagactgtccaagacgtgagagagctcgaaagctccttaaggaatacgacgctaagaaatcatctaagcCGCCTATTAAGACACTCAAGCAAAGGAATTCTCACAAAAagactggcaaagcatatggagccgaagaagtcaattcagagtcagatgaattatccgagacctcagactctgaacccgaggaaattgagacatgccgtctctcaaaagacattgtcggtaaggcctctccatctacttgggctgccgacactggcgcctcctcccacatgtctgaccaaccctcattgtttagacgaatgatcaagatcaagcgaagactagttcgggttggagggggagaattatatgcagactggaaaggagaagctcaagtggtgtgtaaagacggatcgtcgacatggttgtcagaagtactgcttgtacctaaccttggagtcaatttgttatcagggagaagaatttgcgcagcaggcctgaagggtcgtttcaattcacacgtactatgcttcaaactaggaaaggagatcattattaaagcaactatggacgacggcctctacgtagtgtcacacattgccgatggataccacgagacagcattcctaggcacggaaccccatacaccagttaagagcgagcttaaggttaatgaaaaggagagatacctgctgtatcacagacgtttcgcacacctaggacctacaaagattgccaaactccacgaagttacaactctccagaagaagattcaagttccagagaagattgaaatctgcgaagtgtgttccctgacaaagatgaagaacagcatccctaagcagctaagagagcacaaggccacgaagctagccttagtacagtttgacattgctggaccctttccaacatctctacgaggaaacaggtggttcctccaaattattgatagctacacgcggaaaaactgggttatcccgctgaagaaaaagggagacgcacaacgggaactccgaatctggaagacctttgtagaacatcaaactggcgagaaagtcaaagctgctggaaccgacaatgcaccagaacttctacagcaagctgaggaatggagagttacacaaggcgtggaaattcagcctacaacaattgcttcctcacaccagaatggaccagccgagcgaaacatccaaactgctgaagctgatatgagagcaatgttgaaagacgctggtttaccaattgagttttgggatgaagctgtcgaagcagacgcatacctacgcaaccgtacaaacacaggacctatgatcaatggaaagcaagtcagtcctgaagaggcattcacaggaacgaaaccatccattgaccacatccgtgtatgggggagcaaatgctattcgtacatcaaccctaaaacgattccagcagaccaacgacatgacaagctcgtggaccgtggcagaattggagtatttatgggatattctgagacaacaaataagcagttcaagttctattcgccagagcttggatacacctcaaggacaagccgattgtcagtggacgaatacacccctggagggaaagttgaactacgactgcgaaacataccagctggaccacaaggaacgcagaatacgatgccagaccgaaaaccaagaggaagacctaggaaggatctAGAATTATCTCCtgccgaacgaatggaaccaactcctaccgaacgaatggaaccatctcctgcagaaccaatggaaccatctcctaccgaaccaatggaaccatctcctgcagaaccaatagaaccagtttccgagaacctaatggaaccatcttcggcagagctaactcatgaaccagtgaagcgtcacagaggaagaccaaggaggctaactactattcctcctactgcaccatctgatgagcgggttcctaatcttgtgaacgaagaggggcccgaagaaccgtgtacccagtctgtacgagaaaaggagattccacgatacttcactagacaagccaaacggaagaggtctaacgaagagattgttgaggacgagagatttagcaagatcgttaaagctatgctagcccaagttggccttacagaagagcaaacacgactatctgagaaggctttcgcagcaaccgagatcgcaggaatccagatcccccagacacacgagcaagctatcaacgacccaaagtatggaaagcaatggaaagcagcaatacttgaagagataatcgcgttaatagagaatcgaacctgggaggaagttccaaagccaaaagacgcgaacatggttgattcaaagtgggtttttacagtcaaaacgaatctcgacgggactgttgagaggtttaaggcacgccttgtggcaagaggttttacgcaagcacacggaacagactacaacgagacttttgccccgacagtccgcatggacaccttacgtctgtttatggccactgtcgcagcggaaaacctggaatgtttccactttgacattaagaatgcattcacagagtcgcacttgaaggaagagatctttcttaagcaaccccaaggagtagaagtcaaaaaaggatacgtccttagagttctccgcagcttatacggactcaaacaggctgctcgcgactggaacttgttgataaagaaagaacttctggcatggggattcgtacaaagcctcgcagacccgtgcatgtttatccacaaagaaaaacaactccgtatcctcgtctacgttgatgacattgctgctgctgcaaaagatcgagctcaaattgattggttctacgagaagctttctggaagattcaacaccaagaacctgggggagattcataagatccttggagtacgagttacgcgagacagaaagcgccgcacaatctacctcgatcaagagcagtacctacacgcagtacttgacaagtttggaatgtctagcaaacaacacagagacaagaagattccatctgcagattacacttcatttaggccagccactgacaacgacacccgaatcgacatcactgaataccagcaagtgatagggagccttatgtttgctatggttcttacacgtccagacattgcattcaccctcggaaagctaagccaatacatgagcgatccagcagaacaccatggccatgcgttgaagaacctgctacgatatctaaggtcgacagtgacattgaagctacgctacggaccagggggagtacactcgcaatttgtcatctactctgatgctgactgggcaagcgacatggtagaccgaaagagcgtttcagggagcactgcaatgttctacggaggtccaatatcatggtctagcaagaagcaacggtctgttgcaacgtcaagctgcgaatctgaatacatcgcactatcaacatgctgcaagcaaggccagtggattgctcaaatgtttagagatcttgggttcccaaagtacattggaaaagacaccaacaaggtccagatgctaggagacaaccagggtgccattgcacttacaaagaaccctcaccttcacgaaagatcaaagcacatcgacgtctgttatcattttatccgagacctagcagaacaaggcaaactcgatgtggcctacgttccaactgcagacatggtggctgatggaatgacaaagccattgcagcgagtcgcattcgagagattcaagaaccaattaggagttgtccttggaccggacctgccctga